Proteins encoded in a region of the Antedon mediterranea chromosome 2, ecAntMedi1.1, whole genome shotgun sequence genome:
- the LOC140039912 gene encoding ras suppressor protein 1-like → MSKSVKKQVDEAQNHKSPELDLSDKSISKILDIPSLFSLADHLTKLTLSHNKIESVPAAIVELHKLEVLNLFNNHIEELPSNFSSMQNLKRLNLGMNRLYQLPRGFGAFPKLEVLDLTYNNLSENSLSKNFFLLGTLRSLYISDNDFEVIPEGIGKLTNLKQFAIRDNDLISLPEEIGELSYLRELHIQGNRLTVLPPELGKLDLYTGQTVFRADNNPWVPPINDQFQVGISHVFEYIRSDTYKYLYGRHMQAGAAPPPKKANKSKKICKREIWAKK, encoded by the exons ATGTCTAAATCTGTAAAGAAACAAGTTGATGAAGCACAGAATCATAAAAGCCCCGAGTTGGACCTGTCAGATAAAAGTATCAGCAAAATATTGGACATTCCATCTCTTT tttCATTGGCAGACCATTTGACAAAACTAACTTTGAGTCACAACAAGATAGAAA GCGTTCCTGCAGCAATCGTAGAACTTCACAAATTGGAAGTCTTAAACTTATTCAACAATCACATCGAAGAGTTACCAAGCAACTTCAGCTCGATGCAAAATTTGAAAAGACTCAATCTAGG GATGAATCGATTGTATCAGCTCCCTCGTGGGTTTGGTGCTTTTCCAAAGCTAGAAGTTCTTGATTTAACGTACAATAACCTGAGTGAAAACAGTTTAAGTAAAAACTTTTTTCTTTTAG GTACGTTACGCTCTTTATACATCAGTGATAATGATTTTGAGGTTATTCCAGAAGGGATTGGCAAGCTGACAAATTTAAAACAG tTTGCAATCCGAGACAATGATCTTATATCCCTCCCGGAAGAAATTGGTGAACTATCATATTTACGAGAACTTCACATTCAAGGAAACAGACTAACAGTTTTACCGCCAGAGCTTG GTAAACTTGACCTGTACACTGGTCAGACTGTATTCAGGGCAGACAACAACCCATGGGTGCCTCCAATTAACGATCAATTTCAAGTTGGAATATCACATGTTTTTGAATACATCAGATCAGACACCTACAAATA TTTATATGGCAGGCACATGCAGGCAGGTGCCGCTCCACCTCCAAAGAAGGCTAACAAAAGTAAAAAGATCTGCAAAAGAGAAATTTGGGCCAAGAAGTGA